A portion of the Apus apus isolate bApuApu2 chromosome 3, bApuApu2.pri.cur, whole genome shotgun sequence genome contains these proteins:
- the CST7 gene encoding cystatin-F yields MALNFTCSFAALCCLALWGFIRTSDATYVPPPNSTMRPGFPVPVNTNNPGVRKAARFGVYRYNNSSNDLFLFKESQINKAMVQIVRGLKYMLHVEIGRTVCEKREYSSLDSCHFQRKKNLQQMLRCYFEVWVTPWLHKAYVPTALCH; encoded by the exons ATGGCACTGAACTTCACCTGCAGCTTTGCCGCTCTTTGCTGTTTAGCACTCTGGGGCTTCATCAGGACTTCAGATG CTACATATGTACCACCACCTAATTCAACCATGAGACCTGGCTTCCCTGTCCCAGTGAACACCAACAATCCTGGTGTTCGCAAGGCAGCTCGCTTTGGGGTTTACAGATACAACAACAGCTCCAATGACCTCTTTCTGTTTAAGGAATCACAAATAAACAAAGCCATGGTACAG ATTGTCAGAGGGCTGAAATACATGCTTCATGTGGAAATTGGACGCACCGTGTGTGAGAAGAGGGAGTACTCCAGCCTGGACAGCTGTCacttccagaggaaaaaaaacctgcaacag ATGCTAAGATGCTATTTCGAGGTCTGGGTAACACCTTGGTTACATAAAGCATATGTCCCCACTGCTCTCTGTCACTGA